attaatttaatctaTCAAACATTATGATTGTAGAACCAAACTGATCTTCCATGTGGGTCTTGAACCGGTCTTGAATTTGCCTCAAACCCCTATTGATcattcaattaattaattagaaataaacTAAATCAGTATTATTCTAATGaagttacataattaatttcGATTATGTACTTACATCGTCAACGGCTTCCTTCAGAGCTGTAATTTGCTCCATTGATACTGTGTTCACCTACATATACAAATATACGAAAATTTACTGATATTTTGcaatatttgtatatatcaaaaaatgaaataaatatgtaatgaataaaaaaggttatcaaatttataaaatgaaacaaaaattatactaatgcGTACCTTTGTGAGTACGGTCCAAATAACGCCTTCAGTGCAAGGAGCAGTGAAAGACCCAATGTATCTATAGATTTTGCTATGAAACCTAACCTCACGAGGATCCACCGTCCctatatctttctcttttttctccacTCCTTTTATTCCATTTAGTAGCTgcatgtatattttattttgaaatttacaaatgatcaaaaaaattctgaaaataatatatatatatatatatatatgtatatatatatatatatgtaaactgtACCTTTGCGATGAATTCATTAGGTTCACCTAATTTGTAAAGAACACCAATCACTGCATTTTTGCCATGAGCACTCGTGTGAACCATGTGAAGCTCCAAATCGTAActttaacacattaaaaaaaaatatatcatctgttagttttgaaaattttggtgtaaacgaaattatttttatttcttttgggatttgttgaaaaaaaaaattaatataaacctaGTTCCGTTAATGGTATGCTCAGAGGGAGTATGCCAATGGCATTGCACCAATTTATAATCCGTTTGATGTATTGTTACTTTCCCAGCATCTCCTTTCCACGATacctatttttaattatatcaaGATATAAATCACCATAATGAatgtattattaataatatataagtaaTTAAGTGGAAAATATAACAACTATGATGAATTAGAAAATGTGTAACTACCATAATGTCATGTCCTCTGTTTACAATTACGGCCGGAGCTGGTTTGTAATCTAATTTCCATGCTtgatcataaacaagactgacTCTTTCGTTCGTAAGATCGATCGGAGATTGGAATTTTCCTGTGTTACAAACTTTCCAATCAGGATTTATTTTGCCCCATCCCTCTGGTCCTTTGTCTGTTTTTTGTTCGTATgtatatttgtgtttgtggcCTGTTTTTCCAAATTGTTAtagtaataaaatcataatttagaTCCAAAAATATCAGATTACTAGAGTAAAATAGGTAGAGATGTAGGAATCATACCGACTTCACGAGCATAAACGAGTAGAATATTAGGGAAAAATATATCGAAGAAAAACATTGCAAACAACATAActgtttttgtgtttggatCCATTTTTAAATAATTCTTTTGAGAATTGATTGTGTTTAATCTTCTTGAGTGTTTTGGACATTGCAAGAGTTTAGAGATATTAACCTATTTATAAAAGGAGGCTTTAGGGAaaggtttgttttgttgttcttttgtgaCTTTTGCGGTTGCTGCGATATTAGTTAATAGTTTGGTGCATCTTGTAAAAAGCAAAACTGATTTCTTTAtgataaccaaaaacaaaaaaaaaacagttcattGGTTCCATTTGGTTGAGTTTTCTAATTTGGTATTTTATTGTAAGTGTATGCGAGCTATGACAATCTGACAAATATTAAAATCGACCTGGATAATAGAATTGAACTTGGTCATTAGAGAATAATCATAATATGTTGAATAATAACGAACGACTTGAACAAACAAAACTTGGTTTATTTTGAAATCTCTCTATTTGCATTCTCTTGCTTGCTTCCATAGATAATACGCTCtcatcattttttattattagtaaaaaCGTACCGGAAACGAAATGTACATAAAGTTTCGTAAAATTACACACATGTGAAAACTTCATAACGTGAATATGTTACATGACAGTAATGATAACACAAAACCATAAATAGAGCAAACCACGTGATTATATTAGGCTCTTTTGGCATTCTCTTTAGCTTAACGGCGATTCTCTCACTTGACTTTGGTTGTTCAACTACGATTCTGATTTGCTTATTTAAGGGTTTCACTTGTCTTCGACTGAGAGATGAATTAAAAACTGGAAAAAATGATTAGCTATACGTACCAAATATTTTCTCCTTGTAATTAAACAACATTTTCTCTTGATTATGTTTTTATAGACTAGTAGTACTTTGATGGATTGGCTTGatgataaatgatttttttattaaaaaaaaagagaaaaaaattgtggaagaAAGTGCTATTGATCGAAATATATCAATTCTATTATTGAAAGAATACGTTAACATGTATTGAATACATCAGGAAGAAAAAGGGTTTGAAGGAATATATATGACGACTCCTGATCAGCCTCCTCTCGCCGAGTGATCAAAGACCAACTCTAACCTTCCCATTAATCTTGTTGATTagtctttctccttctcttttctgACCATTTTATTTTTAGGGGAATATGCTTAATTAGAGTTAGATTTAGTAGCTGAGAGTGCttgcttttatatatatatatatatatNNatatatatatatatatatatatatatataatagagtgGTTAGTAACAGTAATGCTGATGTAATCAGGTAACTGAGTATTACTAATGGTATACATATTGAAAAACTGAAGAACATTGCTGATATTGAAAAATGAATGGAGTTAACTCGTTGCTTTCTTGATTAAAGTTCGAAAAGTCTTGATAttacaaaatagtatatttggtaaaggtattacaaaataaatgaaatcaaTAAATCAAACATTTGGATCGTAGAACCAAACTGATCTTCCCTTTGATTCTTGAACCGGTCTTGAATTTGTCTCAAACCCCTATTATCAGTtggttaaattaattaattaataaaaaagaaaaaccaaatcaataTATTTGCAAATGAAATTACATATAGGGAATTTCGACTACTCACATCATGAACGGCTTCCCTCAGAGCTGTGATTTGCTCCATTGATATTGTGTTCACCTACATACAACGAAAGATCAATGAATATGTAGTGAGTGATTGAgttatgaagaagatgattatataacaatttatatatatatgaaacaaaaatgtaaatacccTTTTGACGACAGTCCAAAGAACGCCTTCAGTGCATGGAGGAACAGTGAGAGAGCCAATGTATCTAAAGAATTTTCTGGTTTGAAACCTAATCTCTCTAGGATCAATCACACCTAGATCTACCTCTTTTTGTCCCACTGCTTTTATTCCATTCAGTAGCtgcatatatgtattttttacgaaaatattagaaaatcatcaaacaaaatctctaaaaatacaatattaagTATTATACGGTTACCTTTGTGAGGAATTCATTAGGTTTGCCTAGTTTGTAAAGAACTCCGATAACTGCAGTTCTGCCTCCAGCACTCGTGTGAACCATGTGAAGCTCTAGGTCAT
The sequence above is a segment of the Camelina sativa cultivar DH55 chromosome 10, Cs, whole genome shotgun sequence genome. Coding sequences within it:
- the LOC104718237 gene encoding alpha carbonic anhydrase 4-like, whose translation is MDPNTKTVMLFAMFFFDIFFPNILLVYAREVGHKHKYTYEQKTDKGPEGWGKINPDWKVCNTGKFQSPIDLTNERVSLVYDQAWKLDYKPAPAVIVNRGHDIMVSWKGDAGKVTIHQTDYKLVQCHWHTPSEHTINGTSYDLELHMVHTSAHGKNAVIGVLYKLGEPNEFIAKLLNGIKGVEKKEKDIGTVDPREVRFHSKIYRYIGSFTAPCTEGVIWTVLTKVNTVSMEQITALKEAVDDGFEANSRPVQDPHGRSVWFYNHNV